A window from Solanum stenotomum isolate F172 chromosome 7, ASM1918654v1, whole genome shotgun sequence encodes these proteins:
- the LOC125870173 gene encoding protein SCAR2 isoform X3 yields the protein MPVNRYQIRNEYSLADPELYKSADKDDPEALLEGVAMAGLVGVLRQLGDLAEFAAEIFHDLHEEVMATAARGHSLTARVKQLEADFPLIERAFLSQTNHSSFFYNAGTDWHPNLRIDQNMVTRGDLPRFVMDSYEECRGPPRLFLLDKFDVAGAGACLKRYTDPSSFKVETSSYAFTTSDVQREKKTRKTKKRGSRWRNGETPEVLPTSHAKLHQLFLEERIENGINVPAHRLKLKRKLNGFPFDPKTGKSYMNKFLEASSPEHKVVHEVGIDSSPLRLPSTDAYETLADTEDIRPPSPDKEVMRRNKRASLSPSPPQSEENNSLRPCLDEVNEDLSHYRVRGISRRSHKSQTTDNLPSIHSVVDEKEITVDGESRTEKGIGYESDDVASEIDNYVDALTTMEAELETDSEQRDRRDLHFLNSKKQVLCLSSSSEKLQTQSSDSHSIENSTLSDDGNSYSKKEISSFSCSDSPSTSVESVLLESEVSSKGAKTSDTSCEQQSVNEETQLPQPPEDSVYDRKCITVAREPSGSCDSVAGMRAETNEKFVTHGKSEDPLTTIAEDASSLHVSLPHAPVILDAPERNGDDSPSRASIDVKLTDGLVDRNLRLDENVSCSSSHSDVPCHARDNMPESESPEIQHEINLYNDDASLVNNLPFTSELLNVPSEDRREVLSSDYQQLPNLDGEDPSVGDDSASLYNLPNCPSLEEGDTSPSLLAVNHPNHVDDGLDNENSNGSSVGSVQILDVLGSSDKDCGKHFTMSHDEIAEDACMKPHNISTKDIEAGNTDKDREETCGAFSDAVMSEPGDLSTNCGGDDLDFVDVLNPQTSEIATDIQPLESGELDISCSRQENPVEVSSLTKNDEKGSIAPSELLSGTVFTGSITSPHLKSLTNEGILSDETVNKIDRSDVTDETASPLAALAYKENFDDLSSSLDHKLFSEESVWSIGHSSQNELEIDPPNSHAESKFMIQRADTPDSNSFVLDTSNCHHPESAVLDTLSGSELSFDAENTVDSSTAPSQAPLKNWCLDTEEVLSRRRNVADSTEDASSLQISPEEGKDELEDNQPNEELLHKVDLDQSPHLEKIQSHVDQASDASSLSFLANLPSQDAIPDVFAHNSNQVPQPLLTGYCAEERAESAIHEQVKREVLDNGEAKSEPLPQLTQSQLVDCFDIEQSAEASSISSQTVGPSHPSFPELLSQSNQDSLSSLYKKDEEIASKVPDNERVIDEDTAKEVLLPQFEEARLSNHVEIVGALDASSVPFIINVPSQSSVSNPLPLSSHNVNPFEIGNISTSPGFSLLPDEPQISLAEMPPLPPLPPIQWRMGKLHSSPDLDGDPTQHYIGANQSSLASRTDQNAQPVNQNMLPAVATESSELIDTYSTDSVAQSGQYHEVQLPSLHSIRRGEAQPINWIPDVTSLDKPSIDVLGSSEELIQQQNQVTPELLLEKQGSAHLEGNLPLPVSDGIKPKALPTDTVITDASESLFHEPSQPQHQPLHQLAPETCLNKSNLEETLTSLEKNVVTHGTVIPSYTENAKPDHSVPTTEAEIIWPAVEEGNTNEIRIVKLQRPRTPLIDDLAAHDKSKLRKVTEWARPEIQKDDEKDSLLQLRKVTERAMPEIPKVDERDSLLEQIRKKSFNLKPTVATRPSIQGPQTNLRVAAILEKAKTIRQAFAGSDEEDDEDSWSDS from the exons ATGCCTGTGAATAGGTATCAGATTAGGAACGAGTACAGTTTGGCTGATCCGGAACTGTACAAATCTGCTGATAAAGATGATCCAGAAGCTCTACTTGAAGGCGTTGCCATGGCTGGACTTGTTGGTGTTTTGCGTCAGCTTGGTGACCTCGCCGA GTTTGCTGCTGAGATATTCCATGACTTGCATGAAGAAGTGATGGCAACTGCTGCAAGAGGTCATAGTCTAACGGCCAGGGTCAAGCAGCTTGAAGCTGATTTTCCTTTGATTGAGAGGGCATTCCTCTCACAGACCAATCACTCGTCTTTCTTCTATAATGCTG GTACTGATTGGCATCCTAATCTGCGAATCGACCAAAATATGGTTACAAGGGGAGATTTACCTCGATTTGTGATGGATTCATATGAAGAATGCAGAGGTCCACCTCGCTTGTTTCTTCTAGACAA GTTTGATGTTGCTGGAGCTGGAGCATGTCTGAAACGTTATACTGACCCTTCATCCTTTAAAGTCGAGACATCCTCTTATGCATTCACAACTTCAGATGTTCAGAGGGAAAAGAAAACTCGCAAGACAAAG AAGAGAGGTTCACGCTGGAGGAATGGGGAGACACCTGAGGTGTTGCCTACATCACATGCCAA ACTCCATCAGCTGTTCTTGGAGGAACGCATTGAAAACGGTATAAATGTTCCTGCacatcgtttgaaattgaaaagaaaGCTGAATGGATTTCCATTTGACCCAAAAACTGGGAAAAGCTATATGAATAAGTTCTTGGAGGCTTCTTCACCAGAACATAAAGTAGTCCATGAAGTCGGTATTGACTCATCACCTTTGAGATTGCCATCGACTGATGCCTATGAAACTTTGGCGGACACTGAAGATATTAGACCACCGAGTCCTGATAAGGAGGTGATGCGGAGAAATAAGAGAGCATCTTTATCGCCATCTCCACCACAAAGTGAAGAGAATAATAGTCTAAGACCATGCTTAGATGAAGTCAATGAGGATCTCTCCCACTATCGTGTAAGAGGAATTTCCAGACGAAGCCATAAATCACAAACAACTGATAACTTGCCTTCTATTCATAGCGTGGTTGATGAAAAGGAAATAACAGTGGATGGAGAAAGCCGAACAGAAAAAGGTATTGGTTATGAGTCTGATGATGTTGCTAGTGAAATAGATAATTACGTTGATGCCCTAACTACAATGGAGGCAGAATTAGAAACAGACTCTGAGCAGAGAGACAGAAGGGATTTGCACTTCTTGAACAGCAAAAAGCAAGTGTTATGTCTGTCTTCTAGCAGTGAAAAGCTTCAAACTCAATCTTCAGATTCTCATTCAATTGAGAACTCTACATTATCTGATGACGGGAATAGTTATTCTAAGAAAGAAATATCTAGTTTTTCTTGTTCTGATTCCCCTAGCACTTCTGTTGAGAGTGTCCTCTTGGAGAGCGAAGTTTCTAGTAAGGGAGCTAAGACCTCTGATACTTCATGTGAGCAGCAATCTGTTAATGAGGAGACTCAATTACCCCAGCCTCCAGAAGACAGTGTTTATGATAGAAAATGCATTACAGTAGCTAGGGAACCCAGTGGCAGTTGTGACTCTG TTGCAGGGATGAGAGCTGAAACAAATGAAAAGTTCGTCACTCATGGCAAGAGTGAAGATCCTTTAACTACCATTGCAGAAGATGCATCAAGTTTGCATGTCAGTCTACCCCATGCTCCTGTTATCCTTGATGCTCCAGAACGGAATGGAGATGATTCACCATCTAGAGCATCCATTGACGTCAAGCTAACAGATGGTTTGGTTGATCGAAATTTGAGGCTAGATGAAAATGTGTCTTGTTCATCAAGTCATTCTGATGTTCCTTGTCACGCCAGAGATAACATGCCAGAGTCAGAATCTCCTGAAATCCAGCATGAGATCAATTTATATAATGATGATGCGAGTCTGGTTAACAATCTTCCCTTTACATCTGAGCTCCTTAACGTTCCTTCTGAAGACAGGCGTGAAGTGCTGTCTTCTGATTATCAGCAGTTACCCAATTTGGATGGTGAGGATCCATCGGTAGGTGATGATTCAGCCTCCTTATATAATCTTCCTAATTGTCCTTCATTGGAAGAAGGTGATACCTCACCTTCATTGTTGGCTGTAAACCACCCAAACCATGTGGATGATGGTCTAGACAATGAGAATTCAAATGGTAGTTCTGTTGGTTCAGTTCAGATACTGGATGTATTGGGTTCTTCTGATAAAGATTGTGGCAAACACTTTACCATGTCTCATGATGAAATTGCAGAAGATGCATGCATGAAGCCACATAACATCAGTACCAAAGATATTGAAGCTGGTAATACAGATAAAGATCGTGAAGAGACATGTGGGGCATTCAGCGATGCAGTTATGTCTGAGCCAGGGGACCTCAGTACGAACTGTGGGGGAGATGACCTCGATTTTGTTGACGTGCTGAACCCTCAGACTTCAGAAATTGCAACTGATATTCAGCCACTTGAATCTGGAGAATTGGATATTTCATGTTCTAGGCAGGAAAATCCTGTTGAAGTTTCGAGTTTAACAAAAAATGATGAGAAGGGTAGTATTGCTCCCAGTGAGCTTTTGTCTGGAACTGTGTTCACCGGTTCAATTACCTCTCCACATCTCAAATCATTGACCAATGAAGGAATACTGTCAGATGAGACAGTAAATAAGATAGATAGGTCTGATGTCACAGATGAGACAGCTTCGCCTCTTGCTGCCTTGGCTTATAAGGAAAATTTTGATGATCTAAGCTCATCTTTAGATCACAAATTATTTTCAGAAGAATCTGTTTGGTCAATTGGACATTCCAGCCAGAATGAATTGGAAATTGATCCACCTAATAGTCATGCAGAATCAAAGTTTATGATACAGAGAGCTGATACCCCAGATTCTAACTCCTTTGTGCTTGATACATCCAACTGTCATCATCCCGAGTCAGCAGTTCTCGATACTCTCTCTGGAAGCGAACTCTCGTTTGATGCTGAAAACACTGTGGACTCGAGTACTGCTCCAAGCCAAGCACCATTAAAAAATTGGTGCTTGGATACTGAAGAGGTACTCTCCCGAAGGAGGAATGTTGCCGATTCCACTGAAGATGCCTCATCTTTGCAAATTTCTCCGGAAGAAGGAAAGGATGAATTAGAAGACAATCAACCCAATGAGGAATTGCTGCACAAAGTTGATTTGGACCAATCACCTCATTTGGAGAAGATACAAAGTCATGTTGACCAAGCGTCTGATGCGTCTTCCCTATCTTTTCTGGCAAACCTGCCGAGTCAAGATGCAATCCCAGATGTTTTCGCCCACAACAGCAATCAAGTTCCTCAACCCTTGCTAACTGGTTACTGTGCAGAAGAGAGGGCTGAGTCAGCCATTCATGAGCAAGTTAAAAGGGAAGTGCTGGATAATGGTGAGGCAAAGTCAGAGCCATTACCTCAGTTAACCCAGTCACAACTGGTAGATTGCTTTGACATTGAACAATCTGCTGAAGCTTCTTCAATATCTTCACAAACAGTGGGCCCCAGTCATCCTTCATTCCCCGAGCTTTTATCACAGAGCAACCAAGATAGTTTGTCATCTTTGTACAAAAAAGATGAAGAGATAGCATCTAAAGTACCAGATAACGAGAGAGTGATAGATGAAGATACAGCTAAAGAGGTGCTGTTACCTCAATTTGAAGAGGCACGCCTCTCCAATCATGTTGAGATAGTAGGAGCCCTCGATGCTTCTTCGGTACCATTTATAATAAATGTTCCTAGTCAATCTTCGGTTTCAAATCCCTTACCTCTCAGCAGTCATAATGTCAATCCTTTTGAAATCGGGAATATTTCTACCTCTCCTGGCTTTTCCCTGCTTCCCGATGAACCTCAGATCAGTCTGGCAGAAATGCCCCCATTGCCTCCTCTTCCTCCAATTCAATGGAGGATGGGGAAACTACATTCTTCCCCTGATTTGGACGGGGATCCAACACAGCATTATATAGGTGCCAATCAATCAAGTCTGGCATCTAGGACTGATCAGAATGCTCAACCTGTGAATCAAAACATGCTGCCAGCTGTAGCTACAGAGAGTTCAGAACTTATTGATACGTATTCTACTGATAGTGTGGCACAATCAG GTCAATATCATGAGGTGCAGCTGCCTAGTTTGCATTCTATAAGAAGAGGGGAGGCACAGCCTATTAATTGGATCCCAGATGTAACTTCTCTGGATAAACCTTCTATTGATGTTTTGGGTTCAAGTGAAGAACTCATCCAACAACAGAACCAAGTCACTCCAGAATTGCTTCTGGAGAAACAAGGCTCTGCTCATTTGGAAGGGAATCTGCCTCTACCAGTTAGTGATGGAATAAAGCCAAAAGCACTTCCTACAGATACAGTGATTACAGATGCTTCTGAGTCGTTATTCCATGAACCATCCCAGCCCCAGCATCAACCTCTCCATCAGTTAGCACCGGAGACTTGCTTAAACAAATCCAATCTTGAAGAGACCCTCACAAGTTTGGAGAAAAATGTGGTGACTCATGGTACTGTTATCCCATCATATACAGAAAATGCAAAGCCTGATCATAGCGTTCCAACTACAGAGGCAGAAATTATTTGGCCAGCTGTGGAGGAAGGAAACACTAATGAGATTCGTATAGTGAAACTACAAAGACCACGGACTCCATTAATTGATGATCTTGCTGCGCATGACAAAAGCAAA TTGAGGAAGGTCACAGAGTGGGCTAGGCCTGAAATACAGAAGGATGATGAAAAAGATTCTCTCTTGCAGTTGAGGAAGGTTACAGAGCGGGCCATGCCTGAAATACCAAAGGTTGATGAAAGAGATTCTCTCCTAgaacaaataaggaaaaag TCATTCAATCTGAAACCAACGGTTGCAACAAGGCCTAGTATTCAGGGTCCTCAGACTAATCTGAGAGTTgctgcaattttggagaaagcAAAAACAATTCGCCAG GCCTTTGCTGGAAGTGATGAAGAGGATGACGAGGATTCTTGGAGTGATTCATGA
- the LOC125870173 gene encoding protein SCAR2 isoform X1, with translation MPVNRYQIRNEYSLADPELYKSADKDDPEALLEGVAMAGLVGVLRQLGDLAEFAAEIFHDLHEEVMATAARGHSLTARVKQLEADFPLIERAFLSQTNHSSFFYNAGTDWHPNLRIDQNMVTRGDLPRFVMDSYEECRGPPRLFLLDKFDVAGAGACLKRYTDPSSFKVETSSYAFTTSDVQREKKTRKTKKRGSRWRNGETPEVLPTSHAKLHQLFLEERIENGINVPAHRLKLKRKLNGFPFDPKTGKSYMNKFLEASSPEHKVVHEVGIDSSPLRLPSTDAYETLADTEDIRPPSPDKEVMRRNKRASLSPSPPQSEENNSLRPCLDEVNEDLSHYRVRGISRRSHKSQTTDNLPSIHSVVDEKEITVDGESRTEKGIGYESDDVASEIDNYVDALTTMEAELETDSEQRDRRDLHFLNSKKQVLCLSSSSEKLQTQSSDSHSIENSTLSDDGNSYSKKEISSFSCSDSPSTSVESVLLESEVSSKGAKTSDTSCEQQSVNEETQLPQPPEDSVYDRKCITVAREPSGSCDSVAGMRAETNEKFVTHGKSEDPLTTIAEDASSLHVSLPHAPVILDAPERNGDDSPSRASIDVKLTDGLVDRNLRLDENVSCSSSHSDVPCHARDNMPESESPEIQHEINLYNDDASLVNNLPFTSELLNVPSEDRREVLSSDYQQLPNLDGEDPSVGDDSASLYNLPNCPSLEEGDTSPSLLAVNHPNHVDDGLDNENSNGSSVGSVQILDVLGSSDKDCGKHFTMSHDEIAEDACMKPHNISTKDIEAGNTDKDREETCGAFSDAVMSEPGDLSTNCGGDDLDFVDVLNPQTSEIATDIQPLESGELDISCSRQENPVEVSSLTKNDEKGSIAPSELLSGTVFTGSITSPHLKSLTNEGILSDETVNKIDRSDVTDETASPLAALAYKENFDDLSSSLDHKLFSEESVWSIGHSSQNELEIDPPNSHAESKFMIQRADTPDSNSFVLDTSNCHHPESAVLDTLSGSELSFDAENTVDSSTAPSQAPLKNWCLDTEEVLSRRRNVADSTEDASSLQISPEEGKDELEDNQPNEELLHKVDLDQSPHLEKIQSHVDQASDASSLSFLANLPSQDAIPDVFAHNSNQVPQPLLTGYCAEERAESAIHEQVKREVLDNGEAKSEPLPQLTQSQLVDCFDIEQSAEASSISSQTVGPSHPSFPELLSQSNQDSLSSLYKKDEEIASKVPDNERVIDEDTAKEVLLPQFEEARLSNHVEIVGALDASSVPFIINVPSQSSVSNPLPLSSHNVNPFEIGNISTSPGFSLLPDEPQISLAEMPPLPPLPPIQWRMGKLHSSPDLDGDPTQHYIGANQSSLASRTDQNAQPVNQNMLPAVATESSELIDTYSTDSVAQSGQYHEVQLPSLHSIRRGEAQPINWIPDVTSLDKPSIDVLGSSEELIQQQNQVTPELLLEKQGSAHLEGNLPLPVSDGIKPKALPTDTVITDASESLFHEPSQPQHQPLHQLAPETCLNKSNLEETLTSLEKNVVTHGTVIPSYTENAKPDHSVPTTEAEIIWPAVEEGNTNEIRIVKLQRPRTPLIDDLAAHDKSKLRKVTERVRPEIQKVDERDSLLQLRKVTEWARPEIQKDDEKDSLLQLRKVTERAMPEIPKVDERDSLLEQIRKKSFNLKPTVATRPSIQGPQTNLRVAAILEKAKTIRQAFAGSDEEDDEDSWSDS, from the exons ATGCCTGTGAATAGGTATCAGATTAGGAACGAGTACAGTTTGGCTGATCCGGAACTGTACAAATCTGCTGATAAAGATGATCCAGAAGCTCTACTTGAAGGCGTTGCCATGGCTGGACTTGTTGGTGTTTTGCGTCAGCTTGGTGACCTCGCCGA GTTTGCTGCTGAGATATTCCATGACTTGCATGAAGAAGTGATGGCAACTGCTGCAAGAGGTCATAGTCTAACGGCCAGGGTCAAGCAGCTTGAAGCTGATTTTCCTTTGATTGAGAGGGCATTCCTCTCACAGACCAATCACTCGTCTTTCTTCTATAATGCTG GTACTGATTGGCATCCTAATCTGCGAATCGACCAAAATATGGTTACAAGGGGAGATTTACCTCGATTTGTGATGGATTCATATGAAGAATGCAGAGGTCCACCTCGCTTGTTTCTTCTAGACAA GTTTGATGTTGCTGGAGCTGGAGCATGTCTGAAACGTTATACTGACCCTTCATCCTTTAAAGTCGAGACATCCTCTTATGCATTCACAACTTCAGATGTTCAGAGGGAAAAGAAAACTCGCAAGACAAAG AAGAGAGGTTCACGCTGGAGGAATGGGGAGACACCTGAGGTGTTGCCTACATCACATGCCAA ACTCCATCAGCTGTTCTTGGAGGAACGCATTGAAAACGGTATAAATGTTCCTGCacatcgtttgaaattgaaaagaaaGCTGAATGGATTTCCATTTGACCCAAAAACTGGGAAAAGCTATATGAATAAGTTCTTGGAGGCTTCTTCACCAGAACATAAAGTAGTCCATGAAGTCGGTATTGACTCATCACCTTTGAGATTGCCATCGACTGATGCCTATGAAACTTTGGCGGACACTGAAGATATTAGACCACCGAGTCCTGATAAGGAGGTGATGCGGAGAAATAAGAGAGCATCTTTATCGCCATCTCCACCACAAAGTGAAGAGAATAATAGTCTAAGACCATGCTTAGATGAAGTCAATGAGGATCTCTCCCACTATCGTGTAAGAGGAATTTCCAGACGAAGCCATAAATCACAAACAACTGATAACTTGCCTTCTATTCATAGCGTGGTTGATGAAAAGGAAATAACAGTGGATGGAGAAAGCCGAACAGAAAAAGGTATTGGTTATGAGTCTGATGATGTTGCTAGTGAAATAGATAATTACGTTGATGCCCTAACTACAATGGAGGCAGAATTAGAAACAGACTCTGAGCAGAGAGACAGAAGGGATTTGCACTTCTTGAACAGCAAAAAGCAAGTGTTATGTCTGTCTTCTAGCAGTGAAAAGCTTCAAACTCAATCTTCAGATTCTCATTCAATTGAGAACTCTACATTATCTGATGACGGGAATAGTTATTCTAAGAAAGAAATATCTAGTTTTTCTTGTTCTGATTCCCCTAGCACTTCTGTTGAGAGTGTCCTCTTGGAGAGCGAAGTTTCTAGTAAGGGAGCTAAGACCTCTGATACTTCATGTGAGCAGCAATCTGTTAATGAGGAGACTCAATTACCCCAGCCTCCAGAAGACAGTGTTTATGATAGAAAATGCATTACAGTAGCTAGGGAACCCAGTGGCAGTTGTGACTCTG TTGCAGGGATGAGAGCTGAAACAAATGAAAAGTTCGTCACTCATGGCAAGAGTGAAGATCCTTTAACTACCATTGCAGAAGATGCATCAAGTTTGCATGTCAGTCTACCCCATGCTCCTGTTATCCTTGATGCTCCAGAACGGAATGGAGATGATTCACCATCTAGAGCATCCATTGACGTCAAGCTAACAGATGGTTTGGTTGATCGAAATTTGAGGCTAGATGAAAATGTGTCTTGTTCATCAAGTCATTCTGATGTTCCTTGTCACGCCAGAGATAACATGCCAGAGTCAGAATCTCCTGAAATCCAGCATGAGATCAATTTATATAATGATGATGCGAGTCTGGTTAACAATCTTCCCTTTACATCTGAGCTCCTTAACGTTCCTTCTGAAGACAGGCGTGAAGTGCTGTCTTCTGATTATCAGCAGTTACCCAATTTGGATGGTGAGGATCCATCGGTAGGTGATGATTCAGCCTCCTTATATAATCTTCCTAATTGTCCTTCATTGGAAGAAGGTGATACCTCACCTTCATTGTTGGCTGTAAACCACCCAAACCATGTGGATGATGGTCTAGACAATGAGAATTCAAATGGTAGTTCTGTTGGTTCAGTTCAGATACTGGATGTATTGGGTTCTTCTGATAAAGATTGTGGCAAACACTTTACCATGTCTCATGATGAAATTGCAGAAGATGCATGCATGAAGCCACATAACATCAGTACCAAAGATATTGAAGCTGGTAATACAGATAAAGATCGTGAAGAGACATGTGGGGCATTCAGCGATGCAGTTATGTCTGAGCCAGGGGACCTCAGTACGAACTGTGGGGGAGATGACCTCGATTTTGTTGACGTGCTGAACCCTCAGACTTCAGAAATTGCAACTGATATTCAGCCACTTGAATCTGGAGAATTGGATATTTCATGTTCTAGGCAGGAAAATCCTGTTGAAGTTTCGAGTTTAACAAAAAATGATGAGAAGGGTAGTATTGCTCCCAGTGAGCTTTTGTCTGGAACTGTGTTCACCGGTTCAATTACCTCTCCACATCTCAAATCATTGACCAATGAAGGAATACTGTCAGATGAGACAGTAAATAAGATAGATAGGTCTGATGTCACAGATGAGACAGCTTCGCCTCTTGCTGCCTTGGCTTATAAGGAAAATTTTGATGATCTAAGCTCATCTTTAGATCACAAATTATTTTCAGAAGAATCTGTTTGGTCAATTGGACATTCCAGCCAGAATGAATTGGAAATTGATCCACCTAATAGTCATGCAGAATCAAAGTTTATGATACAGAGAGCTGATACCCCAGATTCTAACTCCTTTGTGCTTGATACATCCAACTGTCATCATCCCGAGTCAGCAGTTCTCGATACTCTCTCTGGAAGCGAACTCTCGTTTGATGCTGAAAACACTGTGGACTCGAGTACTGCTCCAAGCCAAGCACCATTAAAAAATTGGTGCTTGGATACTGAAGAGGTACTCTCCCGAAGGAGGAATGTTGCCGATTCCACTGAAGATGCCTCATCTTTGCAAATTTCTCCGGAAGAAGGAAAGGATGAATTAGAAGACAATCAACCCAATGAGGAATTGCTGCACAAAGTTGATTTGGACCAATCACCTCATTTGGAGAAGATACAAAGTCATGTTGACCAAGCGTCTGATGCGTCTTCCCTATCTTTTCTGGCAAACCTGCCGAGTCAAGATGCAATCCCAGATGTTTTCGCCCACAACAGCAATCAAGTTCCTCAACCCTTGCTAACTGGTTACTGTGCAGAAGAGAGGGCTGAGTCAGCCATTCATGAGCAAGTTAAAAGGGAAGTGCTGGATAATGGTGAGGCAAAGTCAGAGCCATTACCTCAGTTAACCCAGTCACAACTGGTAGATTGCTTTGACATTGAACAATCTGCTGAAGCTTCTTCAATATCTTCACAAACAGTGGGCCCCAGTCATCCTTCATTCCCCGAGCTTTTATCACAGAGCAACCAAGATAGTTTGTCATCTTTGTACAAAAAAGATGAAGAGATAGCATCTAAAGTACCAGATAACGAGAGAGTGATAGATGAAGATACAGCTAAAGAGGTGCTGTTACCTCAATTTGAAGAGGCACGCCTCTCCAATCATGTTGAGATAGTAGGAGCCCTCGATGCTTCTTCGGTACCATTTATAATAAATGTTCCTAGTCAATCTTCGGTTTCAAATCCCTTACCTCTCAGCAGTCATAATGTCAATCCTTTTGAAATCGGGAATATTTCTACCTCTCCTGGCTTTTCCCTGCTTCCCGATGAACCTCAGATCAGTCTGGCAGAAATGCCCCCATTGCCTCCTCTTCCTCCAATTCAATGGAGGATGGGGAAACTACATTCTTCCCCTGATTTGGACGGGGATCCAACACAGCATTATATAGGTGCCAATCAATCAAGTCTGGCATCTAGGACTGATCAGAATGCTCAACCTGTGAATCAAAACATGCTGCCAGCTGTAGCTACAGAGAGTTCAGAACTTATTGATACGTATTCTACTGATAGTGTGGCACAATCAG GTCAATATCATGAGGTGCAGCTGCCTAGTTTGCATTCTATAAGAAGAGGGGAGGCACAGCCTATTAATTGGATCCCAGATGTAACTTCTCTGGATAAACCTTCTATTGATGTTTTGGGTTCAAGTGAAGAACTCATCCAACAACAGAACCAAGTCACTCCAGAATTGCTTCTGGAGAAACAAGGCTCTGCTCATTTGGAAGGGAATCTGCCTCTACCAGTTAGTGATGGAATAAAGCCAAAAGCACTTCCTACAGATACAGTGATTACAGATGCTTCTGAGTCGTTATTCCATGAACCATCCCAGCCCCAGCATCAACCTCTCCATCAGTTAGCACCGGAGACTTGCTTAAACAAATCCAATCTTGAAGAGACCCTCACAAGTTTGGAGAAAAATGTGGTGACTCATGGTACTGTTATCCCATCATATACAGAAAATGCAAAGCCTGATCATAGCGTTCCAACTACAGAGGCAGAAATTATTTGGCCAGCTGTGGAGGAAGGAAACACTAATGAGATTCGTATAGTGAAACTACAAAGACCACGGACTCCATTAATTGATGATCTTGCTGCGCATGACAAAAGCAAA TTGAGGAAGGTTACAGAGCGGGTTAGGCCTGAAATACAGAAGGTTGATGAAAGAGATTCTCTCTTGCAGTTGAGGAAGGTCACAGAGTGGGCTAGGCCTGAAATACAGAAGGATGATGAAAAAGATTCTCTCTTGCAGTTGAGGAAGGTTACAGAGCGGGCCATGCCTGAAATACCAAAGGTTGATGAAAGAGATTCTCTCCTAgaacaaataaggaaaaag TCATTCAATCTGAAACCAACGGTTGCAACAAGGCCTAGTATTCAGGGTCCTCAGACTAATCTGAGAGTTgctgcaattttggagaaagcAAAAACAATTCGCCAG GCCTTTGCTGGAAGTGATGAAGAGGATGACGAGGATTCTTGGAGTGATTCATGA